GCCCCCTGACGGGAGGAAGAAGGTTCAGAAATTAGCGGTATTCGCCCGCATATTTCTCGACCAGGCCGATATTGTCCTTGGTGATGAAACCCGGGCCCGAATTGATGTCGCCTGACGGCAGAACGCCATAGCGGACATAATTGGTCAGGATCACGACCGGCAGGTAGCCCTGCAGGTAAGGTTGCTGGTCAATGGCAAAGTCGATATCGCCCTTTTTGATGCCATCGGCAATCTTGGCCGACAGGTCAAAGGTGCCAAACGGAATGGCGCCATTCATGCCCAGTTCGCGCAGGGCATCCAGGGTCGGCTCGGCAGAGTTCGGACCCAGGGCCAAAATCGCGCCAACATCCTGATGGGCATTCAGATAGGCCGAAACCTTGTTTTTCACTTCCGACGGGTCCAGGCCGGTATCAATCATCTGGTCGCCCAGATCGGTGCCAATGGCTTCGGCAAAGCCACGGCAGCGTTCAACCGATGCCGGGTTGGTGATGTAGTGGTTCACACACAGGAAGGATTTAACACCCTTGGCCGCCATGCGCTTGCCAGCGCCAAAACCGGCATCATATTCCGGCTGACCAACATGCATCAACGCGCCCAGCTCGTGGGACTGTTCAACCGTGCCGGAATTGATGGTGATGACCGGAATGCCCTTGGCGATGGCGTCTTCGACCGGGCCTTTCAGCACGTTGAAATCGGCGATGGTCACAATGATGCCATCGGGGTTGGAAGCGGCGGTTTGCTGGACGATGCGTGCCATATCGGCCAAATCGCCGGTCGGCGGGTTGCGATATTCAACATTCACATCCATCTGGTCGCCCGCAACCTTGATGGCGTTCTTGATCACGTTCCACCAGCTATCGGAATCCGGCGCATGGCTGATTAAAACAAAATTTTCGCCTTCCGCCTGGGCGGATGTGGATGCGGTTGCCAGCCCGGCAAATGCCAGCGTTGCGGTGGCAATGGCGGTTAGTGTCTTTTTCATCTTCATCTTGGTCTAAGCCTCCCTATTCGGCTTTTTCTCGGAACACCGCTGTAGGATCGGTGTGATGGTTCCTTAATCTTCGTCATTCCGTGCCGTTGTCCCGGCACTTTGCGCTACGGTTTCTTATGGCGGCGGACCGCTTGGCAAAAAGGGAAAGCCGTAAACTCTCCCTTTCTTTTGTGCGTGGAATTTTTATTCCATAAAAAATGAAATGCAACAAAATTTTCTATTTTGTTGTTTCATCCCGTCGGGCCCCAATCGCAACCGCAAGGGTAATTGCCAGCGAAAGCGTGGCTGATAGGGCGCGAAAGGCTCCCACATCCACCTCGGTAACATGCAGGATAGTGGCGCGTAATTTTTGCAACGGGCTGGTCAGTGTATCGGTAATCGCCACCACTTCATTGCCGAGTCCGCGGGCATATTGCGCCAGTTCCACCGTTTCCTGCGAATAGGGGGCAAAGGTAATGGCGATCAAAACGTCGTCTTTGCGAATGGCGTGACGGTGGTTCAGCTTGCCGACCCCGTCATGGAAAACGGCGGGAATATCCATTTTTTCCAGCGCATAAGATAAATAGGATGCCACCGGAAAGGCCCGCCTCAGGCCGATAACATGGATCATCGGCGCATGGGCCAAAAGGTCCACCGCATGTTCCAGCGTTTCCGGGTCAATTGACGCGGCCATATTTTCCAGCGATATGCGC
The DNA window shown above is from Thalassospira sp. TSL5-1 and carries:
- a CDS encoding MurR/RpiR family transcriptional regulator, which gives rise to MSDQTAPVSLEEFNHRLLEISESMPKRLRQCADYVAQNTDRIAVSTVAELSAAAGVQPSAFMRFCQLMGFSGFSEMQKMFRETYALKWPDYATRLENLKASGADSPSALLAEFVEAGRISLENMAASIDPETLEHAVDLLAHAPMIHVIGLRRAFPVASYLSYALEKMDIPAVFHDGVGKLNHRHAIRKDDVLIAITFAPYSQETVELAQYARGLGNEVVAITDTLTSPLQKLRATILHVTEVDVGAFRALSATLSLAITLAVAIGARRDETTK
- a CDS encoding sugar ABC transporter substrate-binding protein — its product is MKMKKTLTAIATATLAFAGLATASTSAQAEGENFVLISHAPDSDSWWNVIKNAIKVAGDQMDVNVEYRNPPTGDLADMARIVQQTAASNPDGIIVTIADFNVLKGPVEDAIAKGIPVITINSGTVEQSHELGALMHVGQPEYDAGFGAGKRMAAKGVKSFLCVNHYITNPASVERCRGFAEAIGTDLGDQMIDTGLDPSEVKNKVSAYLNAHQDVGAILALGPNSAEPTLDALRELGMNGAIPFGTFDLSAKIADGIKKGDIDFAIDQQPYLQGYLPVVILTNYVRYGVLPSGDINSGPGFITKDNIGLVEKYAGEYR